From the genome of Rhizobium sp. NXC24, one region includes:
- the nuoG gene encoding NADH-quinone oxidoreductase subunit NuoG: MVSITIDTQTLEVEAGSTVLQAAQRLGIDIPTFCYLKRLPALASCRMCLVEIEGLRRLQPSCATAVTDGMVVRTTTPLIEETRSSMLDMLLANHPLDCPICDKGGECELQNMVMAYGPRESGFRDEKRVFHSKDIRLSPVIIMNVNRCIQCQRCVRMCEEVVGAVALGTVEKGMDTAVTGFEGSLASCDQCGNCIEVCPVGALMSFPYRYKARPWDLVETDTVCPHCGTGCQLTVGTRKGEFMRVRSKWDQGLNRETLCVRGRFGLDFVSSRDRIKRPMIRRDGALVPVSWDEAGDYLRRRLSDVKSKAASGLASPRLPNEVLYQFQKLMRTVFRTNNIDCSTRWSTPFDILGPLAASFYSRAPLEEMIGNDCVLIVGGNVTEENPVTEYLLRDGARRRHTALLMLSARPSRLDADARVVVRVSPGGEPASLAAVVTGLLAAADQTLQRDALADISAKIGRSAASTGNDRPDHLVEALNNGGSVSVLVSIELLRSPEARATLQQLNNLLRVLRLLGKNPAMQFLFDRANQMGAWDMGVLPAALPGLQAIHDDAARATLARSWGTEIPSESGAGLDAMLELCVSGEMGALYIAGADPLIAYPDRDFVTRALGAADLLIVQDTFLTDTAGLAEVVLPAAGYGEETGTFTNNEGRTQTVRKFREPAFEARGNLAIFDFVAALRNQALRPSIQGEIFAEITQLVPAYQGLTQAGLGADGAFTKAVPAIPAGEFFASPPAPKAADRLMLITGDCLFHNGYLSERSEILNTVADDPYVEMSAQDAAQLGLSDLDQVTVRSARGELTAKLKVNRRFPEGLVFIPENYRALRLNALMRRGEYPCPVDVRKAYATFAIPTVVDGDAKSNSLR; the protein is encoded by the coding sequence ATGGTTAGCATTACGATCGACACACAAACGCTGGAAGTTGAGGCTGGCTCGACCGTGCTGCAGGCCGCCCAGCGTTTGGGCATCGATATCCCGACCTTCTGCTATCTGAAGCGCCTGCCGGCGCTGGCCTCCTGCCGCATGTGTCTGGTGGAGATCGAGGGGCTGCGGCGGCTGCAGCCGTCCTGCGCCACCGCGGTCACCGACGGCATGGTGGTACGGACGACCACGCCGCTCATTGAGGAAACGCGCTCTTCGATGCTCGACATGCTGCTCGCCAACCACCCTCTCGATTGCCCGATCTGCGACAAGGGCGGCGAATGCGAGCTTCAGAACATGGTGATGGCCTACGGGCCCCGTGAAAGTGGATTCCGCGATGAAAAGCGTGTGTTCCACTCCAAGGACATCCGCCTCAGCCCCGTGATCATCATGAACGTCAACCGCTGCATCCAGTGCCAGCGCTGCGTCCGGATGTGTGAGGAGGTCGTCGGCGCGGTCGCGCTCGGAACCGTCGAAAAAGGCATGGATACCGCCGTCACCGGTTTCGAGGGTAGCCTCGCGAGTTGCGATCAGTGCGGCAATTGCATCGAGGTCTGCCCGGTCGGCGCGCTGATGAGCTTCCCCTATCGCTATAAGGCGCGGCCCTGGGATCTGGTTGAAACCGATACTGTCTGCCCGCATTGCGGCACCGGTTGCCAGCTAACGGTGGGCACGCGCAAGGGCGAGTTCATGCGGGTGCGCTCGAAGTGGGATCAGGGGCTCAACCGCGAAACGCTCTGCGTGCGAGGACGCTTCGGTCTGGATTTCGTCTCGAGCAGAGACCGGATCAAGCGGCCGATGATCCGTCGCGATGGCGCCCTGGTCCCGGTTTCCTGGGACGAAGCAGGGGACTATCTGCGCCGGCGGTTGTCGGACGTCAAGAGTAAGGCTGCCAGCGGGCTGGCCTCGCCGCGTTTGCCGAATGAAGTGCTGTATCAGTTCCAGAAGCTGATGCGGACGGTGTTCCGGACCAACAACATTGACTGTTCGACGCGCTGGTCCACGCCCTTCGATATACTCGGCCCGTTGGCGGCAAGCTTCTACAGCCGCGCACCGCTCGAGGAAATGATCGGCAATGACTGCGTGCTGATCGTTGGCGGCAACGTCACCGAAGAGAACCCGGTTACCGAATACCTGCTGCGGGACGGCGCCCGGCGGCGACATACCGCATTGCTGATGCTTTCGGCGCGGCCATCCCGTCTGGATGCCGATGCCCGGGTGGTCGTTCGCGTTTCCCCAGGTGGAGAACCGGCGAGCCTCGCGGCGGTAGTAACCGGGCTCTTGGCAGCGGCCGACCAGACTTTGCAGCGTGACGCTTTGGCCGACATCAGCGCAAAAATTGGTAGATCGGCGGCGAGTACCGGCAATGACCGGCCGGATCACCTCGTCGAAGCCCTCAATAACGGCGGCAGCGTCAGCGTGCTCGTCAGCATTGAGCTGCTGAGATCACCCGAAGCGCGGGCGACGTTGCAACAGCTCAACAACCTGCTGCGGGTTCTCCGCCTGCTCGGCAAGAACCCTGCAATGCAGTTCCTCTTCGACCGCGCCAACCAGATGGGCGCCTGGGATATGGGGGTTTTGCCGGCGGCTCTGCCGGGGTTGCAGGCGATCCATGATGACGCGGCGCGAGCCACACTCGCACGGAGCTGGGGTACCGAAATCCCGTCTGAATCCGGCGCGGGTCTCGACGCCATGTTGGAGCTCTGCGTCAGTGGGGAGATGGGCGCACTTTACATAGCCGGAGCCGATCCTCTGATCGCTTATCCCGACAGGGATTTCGTGACCCGGGCGCTTGGCGCCGCCGATCTGCTGATCGTGCAGGACACTTTCCTTACGGATACCGCGGGTCTTGCCGAGGTCGTCCTACCCGCGGCAGGTTACGGCGAAGAAACCGGCACCTTCACCAATAATGAAGGCCGGACTCAAACGGTCCGCAAATTTCGCGAACCCGCCTTCGAGGCGCGAGGCAATCTGGCGATCTTCGACTTCGTCGCGGCGCTTCGCAACCAAGCTTTGCGGCCATCGATACAAGGCGAAATTTTTGCCGAGATTACCCAATTGGTTCCCGCCTATCAGGGGCTGACACAGGCGGGGCTTGGCGCCGATGGCGCATTCACCAAGGCAGTCCCCGCAATACCGGCCGGCGAGTTCTTCGCGTCACCACCGGCGCCGAAAGCAGCCGACCGGCTCATGCTCATCACCGGAGACTGCCTATTCCACAACGGGTATCTCTCCGAGCGCTCGGAAATCCTGAATACGGTCGCAGATGACCCTTATGTCGAGATGAGCGCGCAGGATGCCGCTCAACTCGGCCTTTCGGATCTTGATCAGGTCACCGTGCGATCTGCTCGGGGCGAGTTGACGGCGAAGCTCAAGGTCAACAGGCGCTTTCCCGAAGGGCTCGTATTCATTCCCGAAAACTACAGAGCTCTGCGCCTCAACGCATTGATGCGGCGGGGCGAATATCCATGCCCCGTCGACGTTCGAAAGGCGTACGCGACCTTCGCGATTCCCACGGTCGTCGACGGAGACGCAAAATCCAATAGCTTGCGCTGA
- the nuoF gene encoding NADH-quinone oxidoreductase subunit NuoF, whose translation MFEQVLLKNVGMPEGHLLSTYEAGGGYQALAKVLRESAPDEIVELVKKSNLRGRGGAGFPTGMKWSFVPKRADKPKYLCCNADEGEPGTFKDRIIMERDPHQLIEGLAISAYAIGAEIAYVYVRGEYVTAIRRLEQAIAEAHEKHYLGRGILGSDFNFTVHIHGGAGAYICGEETAMLESLEGKRAQPRLKPPFPAVAGLYASPTVINNVETLVCVPHIVMRGPDWFRSIGPEKSPGPKLYCLSGQVRKPGLFELPMGIPLRELVEEHAGGALPGRKIKAVIPGGVSAPLIPERGLDVGMDFDSLAAVGSMLGSAGVIVIDDSTCVVKVATRIIEFFHHESCGKCTPCREGLNWVVKVLRRLEAGEGAPGDLEQLKALCKGIFGNTFCALGDGAAMGLRAALQHFEPEFVAHIEERRCPFH comes from the coding sequence ATGTTCGAGCAGGTTCTACTCAAAAATGTCGGAATGCCCGAAGGCCATTTGCTCTCGACCTACGAGGCTGGCGGTGGCTACCAGGCGCTGGCAAAGGTGCTGCGCGAGTCCGCGCCCGACGAGATCGTCGAACTCGTCAAGAAGTCCAACCTGCGTGGTCGCGGCGGTGCAGGATTCCCTACGGGCATGAAATGGAGCTTCGTGCCGAAGCGGGCCGATAAGCCGAAATATCTGTGCTGCAACGCCGATGAAGGCGAACCGGGTACCTTCAAGGACCGGATCATCATGGAGCGTGACCCGCATCAGCTCATCGAGGGGCTGGCAATTAGCGCTTACGCAATTGGAGCCGAGATCGCCTATGTTTATGTTCGCGGAGAATATGTAACGGCGATACGGCGCCTGGAGCAGGCGATCGCCGAGGCTCATGAAAAGCATTATCTCGGAAGGGGCATTCTGGGGTCGGACTTCAATTTCACCGTACACATTCACGGCGGCGCAGGCGCTTATATCTGCGGCGAGGAGACTGCGATGCTCGAGTCGCTCGAGGGCAAGCGGGCTCAGCCGCGACTGAAACCGCCATTTCCCGCTGTGGCCGGGCTCTATGCCAGCCCGACCGTTATCAACAATGTCGAGACGCTGGTTTGCGTGCCGCACATTGTTATGCGAGGGCCTGATTGGTTCCGCAGCATCGGCCCGGAGAAGAGCCCCGGCCCGAAGCTCTATTGCCTCAGCGGACAGGTGCGCAAACCCGGCCTCTTCGAGTTGCCGATGGGCATCCCGCTTCGCGAACTGGTCGAGGAGCACGCCGGTGGCGCGCTGCCCGGGCGCAAGATTAAGGCGGTGATCCCCGGCGGCGTTTCTGCGCCGCTGATCCCGGAAAGGGGTCTGGACGTTGGAATGGACTTTGACTCGCTGGCGGCTGTCGGCTCGATGCTAGGCTCGGCCGGGGTGATCGTGATCGACGACTCGACCTGCGTGGTCAAGGTCGCCACCAGGATCATCGAGTTCTTCCACCATGAGTCCTGCGGCAAGTGTACCCCTTGCCGCGAGGGGCTGAACTGGGTGGTGAAGGTGCTGCGCCGGCTTGAGGCCGGGGAGGGCGCACCGGGCGACCTGGAACAGTTAAAGGCACTCTGCAAGGGCATTTTCGGCAATACGTTCTGTGCGCTCGGCGACGGCGCGGCCATGGGGCTGAGGGCGGCGCTGCAGCATTTCGAGCCTGAATTCGTCGCCCATATAGAGGAGCGGAGGTGTCCGTTTCACTGA
- the nuoE gene encoding NADH-quinone oxidoreductase subunit NuoE, whose protein sequence is MTMREKIEEAAVRYPDRRSAIMPALLIAQREHGHLPGSVLEEVADILGVERIWVYELATFYTHFHTEPVGIFHLQLCDNVSCMLCGSESLLTHLETVLGIKKGDTTPDGLFTLSTVECLGACEMAPTMQVGDDYHGNLDIARIDALLDRLRATAERAASIEHASVRPPGA, encoded by the coding sequence ATGACCATGCGCGAAAAGATCGAAGAGGCGGCAGTGCGGTATCCCGACCGGCGCTCGGCGATCATGCCCGCGCTTCTGATTGCCCAGAGGGAACATGGCCATCTGCCAGGCTCTGTGTTGGAAGAGGTTGCAGACATTCTCGGGGTCGAGCGGATCTGGGTCTACGAACTGGCGACCTTCTACACCCACTTCCATACCGAGCCGGTGGGGATTTTCCACCTGCAGCTCTGCGACAATGTCTCCTGCATGCTGTGCGGATCCGAGAGCCTGCTGACGCATCTGGAAACGGTGCTGGGAATCAAAAAGGGCGACACCACCCCGGACGGGCTGTTCACGCTTTCGACCGTCGAATGCCTTGGCGCTTGTGAAATGGCTCCGACGATGCAGGTCGGCGACGACTATCACGGAAACCTCGACATCGCGCGGATCGATGCACTCTTGGACCGCCTTCGGGCGACAGCCGAGCGGGCAGCGAGCATTGAGCATGCCTCTGTGCGACCGCCGGGAGCGTAG
- the nuoD gene encoding NADH dehydrogenase (quinone) subunit D, whose protein sequence is MTEVTELSRPEGEALNTREVLLNLGPQHPSTHGVLRLVLELDGECVERVDPHIGYLHRGTEKLAESFTYTQIFPLTDRLDYLCPPSNNLAFALAVEKLLGIEAPFRAQYVRVMMAELARISGHLLITGALPMDLGAMTALLYAMREREMIMDLMEMITGARMHTSFCRVGGLREDLPDGFLPKIREFCDIFPNRIRDYERLLEKNRVFLKRTEGVGVISAEDAIDLGLSGPNLRASGVDWDIRRDEPYEIYDRLDFNVITRSEGDCYARWRCRVDEMRESIRIIEQCIEQMPEGPFQIDMPTIAFPMDKDRVHCSMEALIQHFDLSAYGFKVPKGEVYSAIEAPKGELGFYIISDGSPKPFRMKVRAPSFVNLQALFGVTNARYLADMIAVLGSLDPVMAEVDK, encoded by the coding sequence ATGACCGAAGTCACCGAGCTCAGCAGGCCAGAGGGCGAAGCGCTCAATACCAGGGAAGTGCTTCTCAATCTCGGCCCGCAGCACCCCAGCACTCATGGGGTTCTCAGACTCGTCCTTGAGCTGGATGGCGAGTGCGTCGAGCGCGTAGACCCGCATATCGGCTACCTCCATCGCGGGACCGAAAAGCTGGCGGAGAGCTTCACCTATACCCAGATTTTCCCGCTGACGGATCGGCTCGACTATCTCTGCCCGCCCTCGAACAATCTGGCCTTTGCACTGGCGGTGGAGAAACTCCTCGGCATAGAAGCACCGTTCAGGGCGCAGTATGTCCGCGTGATGATGGCCGAGCTGGCGCGGATATCCGGTCATCTCCTGATCACTGGCGCGTTGCCGATGGACCTCGGCGCCATGACCGCGCTCCTTTACGCCATGCGCGAACGCGAAATGATCATGGACCTGATGGAAATGATTACCGGTGCACGCATGCACACCTCCTTCTGCAGGGTCGGCGGGTTGCGCGAGGACCTGCCTGACGGCTTCCTGCCCAAGATCAGGGAGTTCTGCGACATCTTCCCGAACCGTATCCGCGACTATGAGCGGTTGCTCGAGAAAAATAGGGTGTTCCTCAAGCGCACCGAAGGAGTTGGCGTGATCTCCGCCGAGGACGCTATCGATCTCGGCTTGAGTGGCCCGAACCTGCGCGCTTCCGGAGTCGACTGGGACATCCGGCGCGACGAACCCTATGAAATTTATGACCGGCTCGATTTCAACGTCATCACCCGCAGCGAGGGCGATTGTTACGCACGCTGGAGGTGTCGGGTCGATGAGATGCGCGAAAGCATCCGGATTATCGAGCAATGCATCGAGCAGATGCCCGAGGGGCCGTTCCAGATCGACATGCCGACCATCGCCTTCCCGATGGATAAGGATCGGGTGCACTGTTCGATGGAGGCGCTCATCCAGCATTTCGACCTGTCTGCTTACGGCTTCAAGGTGCCGAAGGGCGAGGTCTATTCGGCGATCGAAGCGCCGAAGGGCGAACTCGGCTTCTACATCATCAGCGACGGGTCACCAAAGCCATTCCGCATGAAGGTGCGAGCACCCTCCTTCGTCAACCTTCAGGCACTTTTCGGGGTCACCAACGCTCGTTACCTGGCGGACATGATCGCCGTGCTGGGCAGCCTCGACCCCGTGATGGCGGAGGTGGACAAGTAG
- a CDS encoding NADH-quinone oxidoreductase subunit C, giving the protein MSVKQPLNPALIMERFGEAIEDLGVAHGIHAFAVPPAAIVEFCRFLKEHPALQFNFLSDICGVDHYPETPRFEAVYHLYSLSNRWRVRIKCRLGDPPQLPSVTGVWRTANWHEREAWDMYGIRFEGHPDLRRIYMWEGFAGFPQRKDFPLRGYKDKLNPFGAEGPPPTQPDLATRDIPQGVRSTPES; this is encoded by the coding sequence ATGAGCGTGAAGCAGCCTCTCAATCCCGCCCTGATCATGGAGCGTTTCGGAGAAGCAATCGAGGATCTCGGCGTCGCCCACGGCATTCATGCCTTTGCTGTCCCACCTGCCGCGATCGTCGAGTTCTGCCGATTCCTGAAAGAACATCCGGCGCTGCAGTTCAATTTTCTTTCGGACATCTGCGGAGTCGATCATTATCCCGAAACGCCGCGGTTCGAAGCGGTTTACCACCTCTATTCGCTATCCAACAGGTGGCGAGTTCGCATCAAATGCCGGCTTGGCGACCCACCGCAGCTTCCCTCGGTCACAGGCGTCTGGCGCACGGCCAACTGGCATGAGCGCGAGGCCTGGGACATGTATGGCATCAGGTTCGAGGGGCATCCCGACCTGCGCCGGATCTACATGTGGGAGGGCTTCGCGGGGTTTCCCCAGCGCAAGGATTTTCCCCTGCGCGGATACAAGGACAAGCTGAATCCCTTTGGTGCCGAAGGCCCGCCGCCAACGCAGCCGGACCTCGCCACCAGGGACATTCCACAGGGGGTCCGTTCTACGCCGGAAAGTTGA
- a CDS encoding NADH-quinone oxidoreductase subunit B produces the protein MGGVNNAIRDSVLFTTADSIISWSRRSALWPETFGIACCAIEMISAGCARYDLDRFGVVFRPSPRQSDVMIIAGTVTRKFAPVVRRLYDQMPEPRWVIAMGTCAISGGVYNTYAVVQGSETFVPVDVHVPGCPPRPEALMHGFLLLQEKIKRSRALAGTPLDRVATS, from the coding sequence ATGGGAGGCGTAAACAATGCGATCCGCGACAGCGTGCTTTTCACAACGGCCGACAGCATTATTAGCTGGAGTCGAAGGTCGGCGCTGTGGCCCGAGACTTTCGGAATTGCCTGCTGCGCCATCGAGATGATTTCGGCGGGTTGCGCTCGCTATGATCTTGACCGCTTCGGCGTGGTGTTCCGTCCTTCGCCTCGACAGTCCGATGTGATGATCATCGCGGGTACTGTGACCCGGAAATTCGCGCCCGTCGTGCGGCGGCTTTATGACCAGATGCCGGAACCGCGCTGGGTGATCGCAATGGGTACCTGCGCTATTTCAGGCGGGGTCTACAACACCTACGCCGTGGTGCAGGGGTCGGAAACCTTCGTGCCCGTCGACGTGCATGTGCCCGGCTGTCCACCGCGGCCGGAGGCGCTGATGCATGGCTTCCTCCTGCTTCAGGAGAAGATCAAGAGGTCCCGCGCGCTGGCCGGAACGCCCCTGGACCGGGTTGCAACGTCATGA
- a CDS encoding NADH-quinone oxidoreductase subunit A — translation MTAMEFLPVLFMVAGVVLVAGLTLFVSSLLRPSNPYPAKNMPYECGMDAAGEAAGGRFRVPFFILAILLVVFDVEAMFLFPWAVVLKEIGLVGYVEMFVFMLLLLVGFAYAWLKGALEWEA, via the coding sequence ATGACTGCAATGGAATTCTTGCCGGTTCTTTTCATGGTCGCCGGAGTCGTTCTGGTGGCGGGGCTGACGCTTTTCGTCTCCTCGCTACTGCGCCCATCCAATCCCTATCCCGCGAAGAACATGCCCTATGAATGTGGGATGGACGCGGCGGGGGAGGCGGCCGGTGGCCGTTTCAGGGTGCCGTTTTTTATTCTTGCAATCCTGCTGGTCGTCTTCGATGTCGAAGCAATGTTCCTCTTTCCCTGGGCTGTCGTCCTGAAAGAGATCGGGCTGGTCGGCTATGTCGAGATGTTCGTCTTCATGTTGCTGCTTCTTGTGGGCTTCGCCTACGCCTGGCTGAAGGGAGCGCTGGAATGGGAGGCGTAA
- a CDS encoding NADH-quinone oxidoreductase subunit N — protein MTDAALFQSILASIPEIVVVTGACVLLILGQFVRKEQEYFLVWASVVVVLIAALATLMLASEVRPAYAGMFIADRFAVFFKFVFYLATILTFLLSRKYADIEGIGSSEYYVLLLFALSGMMIMASATDLLSIYVGLELMVLCTYVLTGFLRQQRRSNEAALKYVILGSVSTGIFLFGVSLVYGLTGTTQLDGMAAAVTGNPLDPGLLLAVVFIVAGLVFKVGAVPFHMWVPDVYEGAPTTITAFMSVGPKAAGFAVILRVFLNPLVAASNVWIIVAVIAVATMALGSFVALVQDNFKRLLAYSSIAHAGFAIFGVAAGGPDGIASVMLYLLIYSFMNLGIFGTVIMMRNGDFSGEVIEDYAGLAKSHPGLALLMLLYLFSLAGIPPTAGFFAKFYVLVALVERGFVMLAVIAVLLSAVAAYFYIRIVMVIYMREPGRAFAPALTPLVRATLAFTAAGTIGIGLFPSWFLRLAQHSVFGG, from the coding sequence ATGACCGACGCCGCGCTTTTCCAGTCGATCCTGGCGAGCATACCCGAGATCGTGGTGGTCACCGGAGCCTGCGTCCTGCTGATCCTGGGACAGTTTGTGCGAAAGGAGCAGGAATATTTCCTTGTCTGGGCTTCCGTCGTGGTCGTGCTGATCGCCGCCCTGGCGACACTCATGCTGGCGAGCGAGGTGCGGCCGGCCTATGCAGGCATGTTCATCGCCGACCGCTTCGCGGTCTTTTTCAAGTTCGTGTTCTACCTAGCCACTATCCTGACATTCCTCCTTTCACGAAAATATGCCGATATCGAAGGGATCGGCAGCAGCGAATACTATGTCCTGCTGCTCTTCGCGCTTTCGGGAATGATGATCATGGCCTCGGCGACCGATCTCCTGTCGATCTATGTGGGGCTCGAACTGATGGTGCTTTGCACCTATGTGCTGACCGGGTTCCTGCGCCAGCAGCGTCGGTCGAACGAAGCGGCGCTTAAATATGTGATCCTCGGCTCGGTCTCGACCGGGATTTTCCTTTTCGGCGTTTCCCTTGTCTATGGGCTCACCGGCACGACGCAGCTAGACGGGATGGCTGCGGCAGTGACCGGTAATCCGCTTGACCCCGGATTACTGCTGGCGGTGGTTTTCATCGTCGCGGGGCTGGTCTTCAAAGTCGGCGCGGTCCCGTTCCATATGTGGGTGCCGGACGTTTACGAAGGCGCGCCGACGACGATCACGGCTTTCATGTCGGTTGGCCCCAAGGCTGCGGGGTTCGCGGTGATCCTGCGCGTGTTCCTCAATCCGCTCGTTGCAGCCTCGAATGTTTGGATCATCGTTGCGGTCATTGCGGTGGCGACGATGGCGCTCGGCAGTTTCGTGGCGCTGGTGCAGGATAATTTCAAGCGCCTCCTGGCCTATTCCAGCATCGCCCATGCCGGGTTCGCGATTTTTGGCGTGGCGGCAGGCGGCCCGGACGGCATCGCCAGCGTGATGCTCTACCTATTGATTTATTCTTTCATGAATCTCGGCATCTTCGGCACCGTCATCATGATGCGGAATGGCGATTTTTCGGGCGAAGTCATCGAAGACTATGCGGGGTTGGCCAAGTCGCATCCGGGGCTGGCACTTCTGATGCTGCTCTATCTCTTCTCGCTGGCCGGCATTCCGCCCACGGCCGGGTTCTTCGCCAAGTTCTACGTGCTGGTCGCGCTCGTCGAGCGAGGTTTCGTCATGCTGGCGGTGATCGCAGTGCTGCTGAGCGCCGTTGCCGCCTACTTCTACATCCGCATCGTCATGGTGATCTATATGCGCGAGCCAGGGAGGGCCTTCGCCCCGGCGCTGACGCCATTGGTGCGCGCCACGCTCGCCTTCACCGCCGCCGGTACAATCGGTATCGGCCTATTTCCATCGTGGTTTCTGAGGCTTGCCCAGCATTCGGTGTTTGGCGGTTGA
- a CDS encoding NADH-quinone oxidoreductase subunit M produces MGFPLLSLIVFTPAAGAAVLMFLRGDEAARWTALTVTILDLALCIVMLANFDTTSHAMQFTETRLWVPAIGISYALGIDGISALFVFLTALLGSICVLASWVAIDRKVKGFMASLLVMQALMLGVFCALDLFLFYVFWEAMLIPMYLIIGVWGGDGRIYAAFKFFLYTLAGSLLFLIGVIVLYLQGGKTFDILALTAQDLPFRLQSWLFFAFLIAFAVKVPMVPLHTWLPDAHVQAPTAGSIILAGVLLKMGAYGFLRFSLPMLPQASVYYGPLMLGLSALAIVYGGLLALAQDDLKKLVAYSSISHMGFVTLGIFSLNLRGLEGGILQMFNHGITTGALFLFVGLIYERTHTRSIADYGGLMKVAPVYTAFLALFTLSSMALPGTNSFVGELLVLSGGFATNLAAGAAAVLGALLGAAYLLGMYGKVALGPPSVGIRFKIRDVNAREVAAILPLAVFVLWVGLYPKPFLNIIDVSVKHLLAHVHGEGNGQ; encoded by the coding sequence ATGGGATTCCCGCTTCTTAGCCTGATCGTATTCACGCCCGCCGCGGGTGCTGCGGTTCTGATGTTTCTGCGCGGCGATGAAGCGGCGCGCTGGACGGCGCTTACCGTCACCATTCTCGACCTTGCTCTCTGCATCGTCATGCTTGCGAACTTTGACACCACCAGCCACGCGATGCAGTTCACCGAGACGCGCCTGTGGGTGCCCGCAATCGGGATCAGCTATGCGCTTGGGATCGACGGAATCAGCGCGCTCTTCGTGTTCCTGACTGCGCTGTTGGGCTCAATCTGCGTACTCGCCTCGTGGGTCGCGATCGACCGCAAGGTTAAGGGGTTCATGGCCAGTCTCCTGGTCATGCAGGCTCTTATGCTGGGGGTGTTCTGCGCGCTCGACCTCTTCTTGTTCTACGTCTTCTGGGAGGCCATGCTGATCCCGATGTATTTGATCATCGGCGTCTGGGGCGGCGACGGCCGGATCTATGCAGCGTTCAAATTCTTCCTCTACACGCTGGCGGGCAGCCTTCTGTTCCTGATCGGTGTCATCGTGCTCTATCTCCAGGGCGGCAAGACCTTCGACATCCTTGCGCTCACAGCACAGGATTTGCCGTTCCGGCTCCAGTCCTGGCTATTCTTCGCCTTCCTGATCGCCTTCGCGGTCAAGGTGCCGATGGTCCCGCTTCATACTTGGCTGCCCGACGCTCATGTGCAGGCGCCGACGGCGGGCAGCATCATCCTTGCCGGCGTGCTCTTGAAGATGGGCGCCTATGGGTTCCTGCGGTTCTCGCTGCCGATGCTGCCGCAGGCGTCGGTGTATTATGGGCCGCTGATGCTGGGGCTTTCGGCGCTTGCGATCGTCTATGGCGGGTTGCTTGCGCTGGCGCAGGACGATCTGAAGAAGCTGGTGGCCTATTCCAGCATCAGCCACATGGGCTTCGTGACGCTGGGAATTTTTTCGCTGAACCTTCGTGGGCTCGAGGGCGGCATTCTGCAAATGTTCAATCATGGCATAACGACGGGTGCGTTGTTCCTGTTCGTCGGCCTGATCTACGAGCGAACACATACTCGCAGCATCGCGGATTATGGCGGGCTGATGAAGGTGGCGCCCGTTTACACAGCGTTTCTCGCGCTGTTCACCCTGTCATCAATGGCGCTGCCGGGAACGAATTCGTTCGTGGGCGAGTTGCTGGTGCTGTCGGGCGGGTTTGCGACCAACCTGGCGGCCGGCGCGGCCGCTGTTTTGGGCGCATTGCTGGGTGCCGCCTATCTGCTTGGCATGTATGGGAAAGTCGCGCTCGGTCCGCCCAGCGTCGGCATCCGGTTCAAGATACGCGATGTGAATGCCCGCGAAGTGGCTGCGATCTTGCCGCTCGCCGTCTTTGTTCTTTGGGTCGGGCTCTACCCGAAACCTTTTCTCAACATCATAGACGTGTCGGTAAAGCATCTGCTGGCGCACGTACACGGTGAGGGGAATGGCCAATGA